The Cucumis melo cultivar AY chromosome 6, USDA_Cmelo_AY_1.0, whole genome shotgun sequence genome includes a region encoding these proteins:
- the NIP4-1 gene encoding aquaporin NIP4-1 (The RefSeq protein has 2 substitutions compared to this genomic sequence): MATKIDGIEDEEISKLEEGTVVSAIARLCPSNSVVIIQKVIAELIGTYFVIFSGCGAVAVNKIYGSVTFPGICVVWGLIVMVMVYSVGHVSGAHFNPAVTFTFALFRRFPFWQVPIYTGAQLMGSLLASCTLDLMLEVTPEAFFGTVPVGSNVQSLVLEIIITFLLMFVISGVSTDNRAVGELGGIVVGMTILLNVFVAGPISGASMNPARTIGPAIVKRQFKGLWVYIVGPFIGAVAGGFVYNLMRYTDKPLREITRSTSFLTGTLKS, encoded by the exons ATGGCAACCAAGATCGACGGAATTGAAGACGAAGAAATTTCAAAGCTCGAAGAAGGCACTGTCGTTTCCGCCATTGCTCGCCTCTGTCCCTCCAATTCAGTCGTCATCATCCAAAAG GTAATCGCGGAATTGATCGGGACGTACTTCGTGATCTTCAGCGGATGTGGGGCGGTGGCGGTGAACAAAATATACGGATCAGTGACATTTCCGGGAATCTGTGTGGTTTGGGGATTGATTGTAATGGTAATGGTGTATTCGGTGGGACATGTCTCTGGAGCGCATTTCAACCCTGCTGTTACTTTCACCTTCGCCCTTTTTCGTCGTTTCCCCTTCTGGCAG GTGCCAATATACACAGGAGCTCAACTAATGGGGTCCCTTCTCGCAAGCTGCACATTGGATCTAATGTTTGAAGTGACCCCAGAAGCCTTCTTTGGAACAGTGCCCGTTGGATCCAATGTTCAATCTTTGGTTCTTGAAATTATCATCACATTTCTCTTGATGTTTGTCATCTCTGGTGTCTCCACCGATAAAAGAGCC gTAGGAGAATTGGGTGGAATTGTGGTTGGAATGACCATTCTCTTGAATGTTTTCGTCGCCGG GCCGATTTCTGGAGCTTCTATGAATCCGGCAAGGACTATTGGACCAGCCATAGTGAAACGGCAGTTTAAAGGACTATGGGTTTACATAGTAGGACCCTTTATCGGAGCGGTCGCCGGTGGATTTGTCTATAACCTAATGAGATACACAGACAAGCCGCTGCGGGAGATTACCAGAAGCACTTCATTCCTCACCGGCACCCTGAAATCATAA